The Maniola jurtina chromosome 13, ilManJurt1.1, whole genome shotgun sequence genomic interval CATAGGTGAGTCTTACCAACActtatctacatagtacatactacAATATCAAAAACAAAGATCCCCATGGATTAAGGACCTCCTcatttttgaagtcagttagaAACAACCATTATGCTGATATTTTGCCCACACacttgacaatcaaaaagtagcATAGAGAtagatgagaaaaaaaaaaattcgtgcccacttataatttttttgtcaagatggaaccctaaaaaccagcaCGTACGAAAACGCATTATATACCGTAGAGCGTTGGTGTTGTTGTACACTGCCTTGACTCGACTTTGTCGATACAGTGCATATTAGGTTAAGTGTGAATTTTCATAGAAGTTTACCCTCGTAGGCGCGGCGGTGGGGCCCATGTTGGCCGGCCTGGTCTCCGGCAGAGCGGGCAGTTGGTCCTACGTGTTCTACATGCTCATCTCCTGCGACGTCATGGCGCTAGTGTTATTGCTCAGGTAAATATTCAAGCTTACACTCGTAGGCGCGGCGGTGGGGCCCATGCtgtcaaacccgcaatgtatagctaATTCGggatcaatgccccacctacgagaCAGCATTAACCTCGCGGCATCTATCTACGCAATGTTCGTCTACCTCTAGCATCATTCAGATATTTGCAATATACAGTGCGTTTCTTTTAACTGgaacagtatggggaaatccggAACCAAaggagatacagggaaactgtcttagGAACCTCTAGGTAatttttgtgaaataattttGGCACAGTccattttttggtcaagcgtgagtctTCCAATGCCTCCTATAGTTTTGGGTTCCCCCATAGTTTCCCAGTTTAAAAAACACACTGTGTAgcgaacttttttttaaaaaaaaaaggtatttttcgcgtttttttaggtatcttatcagtaatcatcattattgtcacctgtcttcatttttcGTAGCGTTTTAATTACACCCTTTATAATGTCCACAGGATGGCAACATCGGAGGTGTCGCGGGTGCGGCGCGAGCGGCGCCTCGCGTCGCCGCGCCTCGTGCGCATCGAGTGAACAGACCGACAGTATTACTGCACGACCTTACTATACACATGTAATGTGAAAACATCGTGACCAACAGAATCTTTATAAAAGTATCTTGCGTACCGAGCGAAGAGTGCTCTGTCGACGAGATAAACAAACtgaaacccgactacgatcgtcataataaacgctgaaatatagtaaaattattttgctgttgcttggtatattttaatgttgtagtacgtttctattcatgaactcaaaatttatcCTCCACCTCCACTCTTTTTCATGTAACTTCCATCCGCTTGGTCAATTGCACATAAAACGTTTCGCTAGCAAAGCAACGCAAGCTGTAACGCTATGCAAATAAGTCTACTTTCATGATACTGCGCGACGATGGGTCACTGGCGATCGGCCCGGCGACAATGTCATGTGTCTGTAGGTACTTTACACTTCCATACTTACTCTGATTTCTGTGGTacatacattaaaattaatttaagaaaACATTACGATGAAGTAGTATAAGTCAGTATACCTATTTCAATTGATGTGGCATGTTTTATACCACCTGTATTGAATGACTGCACAAGGTGATTCAGTCGAACATTTTGTATGAACACAGTCTGTTATGGTTCAACTCCACTATCGGATTTGACAAATGATTAGAATTTAGGCACATTTTACGATATTTCGGCATTAGGTGCCGCAAATCAAAATGTTTTGTGTTTGCATTCGGTTCGGCTGCCAGACGCGACTTGGTCAGCAAATTATCCTCCTTGTGGTGTAttagatattaaaaatacatacatacatagactgctaaaatcataatccttcctttcggctttgcggTAGTCGGGTAAAAGCCAGATATTACGTACATACTCATCTAAAGTGATGACTTAAAACTCATGCATTTGGGTAGCAATATGTGCTTTTCTCTTTTACTCTCTTTGACCACGCATTTTATATCTCATGTAATATAAGTtaagtatctatttatttttaatattcccGTCAGccattaaaaaatgattttatacttatatatttgtGTTGTGTTGTCTctgttatttatataatattgtacaaataaaactacttttcatattatgtaagattgttttattttaaccgTTCATTACCTAATTACAATATGGTTCTTATCAAAATGTACAACACTGTATATTACGCGTACCATCTGAGAAAGGACTGCCATATTTGCAAACGGTACTTTTAACATGCcagttgacacagagcaaatatggcgagtttTTTCTCAGATTTTACGCGTAATATTTACTTGGCTTATAGTATACAGATCAAACGATAATAACGGCCTGCGCACACGAGGATTGTTGTCCTGTCACGTCCATTGTTGTTGTGGACAAAATGGATAACTAAACAACTGCATCTTATCACTCACACAATGGACTAATAGTACAGCGAAACACTCAACAGAGGGGCTTTGGTCCTCCGCGGACAATAGTCTCTCGTCCACACAGGtccttatttttattatttttgacccTAAATGTATGTAATTCGCGAGGGCTTTAACAAATAATTTCTCATCAATCACATCTTTTAAAATATCTGACATTCAATTTATTATGGAACATTCTGTCCTAGGATTTAGGTTGTCGAGACTCCAATCCTCTTCAGGAGTACTTTGTTTCCTTTTAATGTGCCTTGCCTTGGCCACCAAAAGCTTGTTGGTTTGGATTCAAATGTTGCACTAGACTAGCCCCTAAACTcccttttattataattttttttatttaaataaattacactTAACAAAGGTTACCTATTCAGTTGTTCACAAATCCCTTAAtctaactaaattgacagatcttTAACGTCAGTTAAGAATCAATGTGATAAGGATCCCTCATGTCATATTTTCCTTATTATGTGACCACTTTCAGACAATGGCCAATCAATGCAACATACAGTACAattactgataataattaatcaatcgaTAACAGATAATCAAATACAAAAGCATGATAAACAGTaccaattttgaataaatgctttgactTTAATGTATTATGTCCGTCACGATAAGAATAGCACTACCTATTACACGTGCCAATTTACTTTTGTGAAAAATAGAACAAGCAGCAGTCTGACAGCCCTGAGTATGAGACTAGGCACGTCCTAAAGGCACAATGAAGGACAGGGCATCCCCCGTGGCACCCCAGGACACTCGCTGCAACTGGAACGCGACGGCCCAGGTCGCCAGCGCGCCGGCCCACACCAGAGTGCCCACACCGCTCAGTATCACATCTGCAACACAAcattatcaatcaatcagcctgcttgctggacatagaccttcccaagagcgcgccaccacacggTCCTCTGCCTTTCTCATCCATCCCCTTCCCACTACCCTCAGAAAAAAAGAGAGAAAGAAGATTAACACAAGATTAACTTCAAAATTATAATCCAAGTAGAGTCAGAGTAcaagatattatgtactttatattttactttgatttgcatggcagccattttgatatttgccattttggtaatttattatttgttgttataccgGCAATAGACCTACACatcctgtgaaaatttcaatttattatttcggcaatagaaatgcactgaaaatttcaattctctacctattacagctCATGAGATACATgacactgacagacagatggaaggcggaggcttagtaaacCCTGAAAACCTTTGATATTTATCACTGTGCTTTCACTGTCATCAGTTTAGTTGTAGGAGTGAGGAAGTAACAGACAGGTAGACAGTCTACACTGGCaatttacaaagttataataatagtaaataatcttcattaatttcataaaacgtaTAAACAATGTGATGTgatttaatgtattttaatttacctttatGGTATGGGGCTGCACCAGAGGTAGCAAATAACGTATTAGTATTGTTTGCACTGATACTGAGCTATTCAATACTACATCTTATTATCCAATAAACACAAATCAAACCAATTACATTGTAAACCTTTCATATTTCTCATAGGTTTAGGTAAATTGATTCAAAATATGTAATAGGTTCACAATTATTGTAAGATACATGGAGAAGCTATCAGTATTTCATATTAGACTGACCTAATCAaccccgggaccttccacttcATAGACCACACAATGCCAGGGTGTGATACCTACAGAGAGATCaccacaattattattatagtcaaaTGTGATATATACATACATTTCTTTATTTGTTTCTGTTCATCAAACGGTGGCTTCATAAACGCTTCTTTGAAGAACCACACTGAGTTGACAGCCCATACAAATGGAAGCAGAATACACCCAACTATCAACAAAAAAGTACCTTTAATAGTTACatacttaaaagtaaaaaagacAATTATTTATAGGTCCTACTTAAATTCACTGGGAAAACATAGTTGTTCAAGTCATATTATCCTGTTTAATGTAATTAactgttaacaagtgtaaattaaaaatttttaacacccctAACAAGTGAaagctacagtaactagaaaagaattgataactttcaaacagctgaacctattttcttgcattatagctaagaacactctcgatcaaaccacctttcaaacaaaaaaaaactaaattaaaatcggttcattagtttaagagctacgatacacagatacacacgtccaacttataacacccctctttttgggtcgcgggttaaaaagGGTTAGTTGACATCTCCacctaactttatttattaatgttagaTGGAATGGTGTTAGCTTGAAGTTGTAAAGATTTCCAACTCTAGTCTGTAATGTTATGACCCACAAACAAAATAGTGTACTTATTGGAAAAATCGGAGTCACTGGTCACATCTTTTGTTGATATCCTGCAAGACTTAGGGcacaaagagtatataaacactaTGTTAGGGCATAGGAAGATTTTTTTACCTTTAAAATACCACTTGCACAACTGTAGTTTTTGATCATTAGGCAATCTATTTAGATCCATTGAACcgctttatttaaaatatataattcaaATAAGACTTCACTCGgttttgtgattttattttatttcttatgaCCACGAAGTTTCATTCATACAAAAAGTAATTGTATTGGTTTCATTCACAACTTCAATGCATAAAAGTCAATGTCATGCAGCAGGTATGTCAAAGTCatgtcaaaataaatgtcaagtGTTGCCAATTACTTTCCAAAAAATGCACTAAGCCCTAAGAAATCCCTATTCTAGACTAAATCAACATGAAATCATCTTCAAAAATGCAGTTTCAAGTGCTAAAtggtgtttaaaataaaaattggtcaatgcgagtcggatttgcacacgaagagttccgtacaataCAAAAAAGGTATTTGCCAAAAAGGTATTGGCggcaaactaaaaaaaattgcgaaCACGAATGCAATTTGTTTTGCTGttatttttcacaataattagCTTTCATTAGACACTATTTCAAGCAACTTGCAACCCAAAGTTCTATTTATAAGgtttccgtaccccaaaaggaaaaaggaacccttataggatcactttgttgtctgtctgcctgtggtcagtggtgtctgtcaagaaacctatagcaCAGATTAATAGAGGATACTATGTATaggttctcattctgagaagggTTTGGATACCCATATAGTCAGTAGTGGGGATGCAATAGACTGATGATACTGAATTATGGATACAGAGATTTAATCAAATAGAACATACCTATTTTGGCCTTCACATTTAATTCTTCTCattctataatatattatgtgatattATTACTTTCTTAGGCATTCTTCTCAAAACATTTCATTGTAGTCAAAGCAGGTAATTTTAATAGAGGTTGCATAAATTTGTAGCATTCAGGACTAATTTGAAGCAGTTTAAAGGCAAACGTTTTCTCCTCATCGCTGTATCTGGCACCTTTTGGATGTGTTCTAGCTAATCTTATCTGTAAATCTACCATTAATTTGCCTTC includes:
- the LOC123871189 gene encoding gamma-secretase subunit pen-2; the protein is MDLNRLPNDQKLQLCKWYFKVGCILLPFVWAVNSVWFFKEAFMKPPFDEQKQIKKYVILSGVGTLVWAGALATWAVAFQLQRVSWGATGDALSFIVPLGRA